In Electrophorus electricus isolate fEleEle1 chromosome 6, fEleEle1.pri, whole genome shotgun sequence, a single genomic region encodes these proteins:
- the st8sia3 gene encoding sia-alpha-2,3-Gal-beta-1,4-GlcNAc-R:alpha 2,8-sialyltransferase isoform X1 → MSTMVRVVSVLGLVMFSVALLILSLISYVSIKKDFVFTAPKYANSGGPRMYMFHTGFRSQLAMKFLDPAFMPLNNALNENLQDNSSKWRFNKTAYAEQSREIAQYIDVPRNFSLTKSSVRVGQLMHYDYSSHKYVFSIGENFRSLLPDSSPILNKLYNTCAVVGNSGILTGSRCGATIDQYDFVFRCNFAPTEVFRKDVGRRTNLTTFNPSILEKYYNNLLTIQDRNNFFLSLKKLDGAILWIPAFFFHTSATVTRTLVDFFVEHRGQLRVQLAWPGNIMTYINRYWKTRQLSPKRLSTGILMFTLASSMCKQVHLYGFWPFGWDPNTGKELPYHYYDKKGTKFTTKWQESHQLPTEFKLLFRMHTEGVLKLSLSHCT, encoded by the exons ATGAGCACGATGGTGCGCGTGGTGAGCGTGCTGGGTTTGGTGATGTTCAGCGTCGCCTTGCTCATTCTGTCGCTGATCAGCTACGTGTCCATAAAGAAAGACTTCGTCTTCACCGCCCCGAAATACGCGAATTCGGGAGGTCCACGGATGTACATGTTTCACACGGGGTTTAG GTCCCAACTGGCCATGAAGTTTCTGGACCCAGCGTTCATGCCCCTGAACAATGCCCTAAATGAGAATCTGCAGGACAATTCTTCCAAGTGGAGGTTTAACAAGACAGCCTACGCAGAGCAAAG CAGAGAGATCGCCCAATACATCGATGTGCCCCGCAACTTCAGCCTGACCAAGAGCAGTGTCCGCGTGGGTCAGCTCATGCACTACGACTACTCCAGCCATAAGTACGTCTTTTCCATCGGTGAGAACTTCCGCTCTCTGCTGCCGGACTCCTCCCCCATTCTCAACAAGCTCTACAACACCTGCGCCGTCGTCGGGAACAGTGGTATCCTGACAGGCAGCCGGTGTGGCGCCACCATTGACCAGTATGACTTTGTCTTCCGCTGCAACTTTGCGCCCACCGAGGTCTTCCGCAAGGATGTGGGGAGGCGGACCAACCTCACGACCTTTAACCCCAGCATCCTGGAGAAGTACTACAACAACCTGCTCACCATCCAGGACAGGAACAACTTCTTCCTCAGCCTGAAGAAACTGGATGGGGCCATCCTGTGGATTCCCGCCTTTTTTTTCCACACGTCTGCCACGGTCACACGCACGCTCGTTGACTTCTTCGTGGAGCACCGGGGACAGCTGAGGGTGCAGCTGGCATGGCCAGGAAACATCATGACATACATCAACAG GTACTGGAAGACGAGGCAGCTCTCTCCGAAGCGTCTAAGCACGGGTATCCTGATGTTCACGCTGGCCTCCTCTATGTGCAAACAGGTCCACCTGTACGGCTTCTGGCCCTTCGGTTGGGACCCCAACACGGGCAAGGAACTTCCCTACCACTACTACGACAAGAAAGGCACCAAGTTCACCACCAAGTGGCAGGAGTCTCACCAGCTCCCCACCGAGTTCAAGCTCCTCTTCAGGATGCACACTGAGGGCGTGCTGAAACTCAGCCTCTCGCATTGCACctag
- the st8sia3 gene encoding sia-alpha-2,3-Gal-beta-1,4-GlcNAc-R:alpha 2,8-sialyltransferase isoform X4 — MTKWVCLDLRKIGHPGVVTTSMSANELHSSFLFCHWVTVWRRYCICMGHCMEKVLHLYGSLYGEGTTSVWVTVWRRYCICMGHCMEKVLHLYGSLCGSLHGEGTVSVWVTVWRRYCICMGHCMEKVLHLYGSLYGEGTVSVWVTVWRRYYICMGHCMGHCMEKVLYLYGSLYGEGTTSVWVTVWVTVWRRYCICMGHCMEKVLYLYGSLYGSLHGEGTVSVWVTAWRRYCICMGHCMGHCMEKVLYLYGSLYGEGTISVWVTVWRRYYICMGHCMEKVLYLYGSLYGEGTTSVWVTVWVTVCRRLLCFSLTFIVFLLFNHNMFRKLFFCLFFVCFASISVLTYMTE; from the exons ATGACAAAATGGGTTTGCCTTGACTTAAGAAAAATTGGTCATCCAGGGGTGGTAACTACATCCATGTCTGCAAATGAGCTACAttcttccttccttttctgTCACTGGGTCACTGTATGGAGAAG GTACTGTATCTGTATGGGTCACTGTATGGAGAAGGTACTACATCTGTATGGGTCACTGTATGGAGAAGGTACTACATCTGTATGGGTCACTGTATGGAGAAGGTACTGTATCTGTATGGGTCACTGTATGGAGAAGGTACTACATCTGTATGGGTCACTGTGTGGGTCACTGCATGGAGAAGGTACTGTATCTGTATGGGTCACTGTATGGAGAAGGTACTGTATCTGTATGGGTCACTGTATGGAGAAG GTACTACATCTGTATGGGTCACTGTATGGAGAAGGTACTGTATCTGTATGGGTCACTGTATGGAGAAGGTACTACATCTGTATGGGTCACTGTATGGGTCACTGTATGGAGAAGGTACTGTATCTGTATGGGTCACTGTATGGAGAAGGTACTACATCTGTATGGGTCACTGTATGGGTCACTGTATGGAGAAGGTACTGTATCTGTATGGGTCACTGTATGGAGAAGGTACTGTATCTGTATGGGTCACTCTATGGGTCACTGCATGGAGAAGGTACTGTATCTGTATGGGTCACTGCATGGAGAAGGTACTGTATCTGTATGGGTCACTGTATGGGTCACTGCATGGAGAAGGTACTGTATCTGTATGGGTCACTGTATGGAGAAGGTACTATATCTGTATGGGTCACTGTATGGAGAAGGTACTACATCTGTATGGGTCACTGTATGGAGAAGGTACTGTATCTGTATGGGTCACTGTATGGAGAAGGTACTACATCTGTATGGGTCACTGTATGGGTCACTGTATGCAGAAGGCTTCTGTGCTTTTCTTTGactttcattgtttttcttcttttcaatcATAACATGTTCAGaaagttgtttttctgtttgttttttgtttgttttgcttccatttCTGTGCTCACATACATGACAGAATGA
- the st8sia3 gene encoding sia-alpha-2,3-Gal-beta-1,4-GlcNAc-R:alpha 2,8-sialyltransferase isoform X11: MTKWVCLDLRKIGHPGVVTTSMSANELHSSFLFCHWVTVWRRYCICMGHCMEKVLHLYGSLYGEGTTSVWVTVWRRYCICMGHCMEKVLHLYGSLCGSLHGEGTVSVWVTVWRRYYICMGHCMGHCMEKVLYLYGSLYGEGTTSVWVTVWVTVWRRYCICMGHCMEKVLYLYGSLYGSLHGEGTVSVWVTAWRRYCICMGHCMGHCMEKVLYLYGSLYGEGTISVWVTVWRRYYICMGHCMEKVLYLYGSLYGEGTTSVWVTVWVTVCRRLLCFSLTFIVFLLFNHNMFRKLFFCLFFVCFASISVLTYMTE, translated from the exons ATGACAAAATGGGTTTGCCTTGACTTAAGAAAAATTGGTCATCCAGGGGTGGTAACTACATCCATGTCTGCAAATGAGCTACAttcttccttccttttctgTCACTGGGTCACTGTATGGAGAAG GTACTGTATCTGTATGGGTCACTGTATGGAGAAGGTACTACATCTGTATGGGTCACTGTATGGAGAAGGTACTACATCTGTATGGGTCACTGTATGGAGAAGGTACTGTATCTGTATGGGTCACTGTATGGAGAAGGTACTACATCTGTATGGGTCACTGTGTGGGTCACTGCATGGAGAAGGTACTGTATCTGTATGGGTCACTGTATGGAGAAG GTACTACATCTGTATGGGTCACTGTATGGGTCACTGTATGGAGAAGGTACTGTATCTGTATGGGTCACTGTATGGAGAAGGTACTACATCTGTATGGGTCACTGTATGGGTCACTGTATGGAGAAGGTACTGTATCTGTATGGGTCACTGTATGGAGAAGGTACTGTATCTGTATGGGTCACTCTATGGGTCACTGCATGGAGAAGGTACTGTATCTGTATGGGTCACTGCATGGAGAAGGTACTGTATCTGTATGGGTCACTGTATGGGTCACTGCATGGAGAAGGTACTGTATCTGTATGGGTCACTGTATGGAGAAGGTACTATATCTGTATGGGTCACTGTATGGAGAAGGTACTACATCTGTATGGGTCACTGTATGGAGAAGGTACTGTATCTGTATGGGTCACTGTATGGAGAAGGTACTACATCTGTATGGGTCACTGTATGGGTCACTGTATGCAGAAGGCTTCTGTGCTTTTCTTTGactttcattgtttttcttcttttcaatcATAACATGTTCAGaaagttgtttttctgtttgttttttgtttgttttgcttccatttCTGTGCTCACATACATGACAGAATGA
- the st8sia3 gene encoding sia-alpha-2,3-Gal-beta-1,4-GlcNAc-R:alpha 2,8-sialyltransferase isoform X5, with translation MTKWVCLDLRKIGHPGVVTTSMSANELHSSFLFCHWVTVWRRYCICMGHCMEKVLHLYGSLYGEGTTSVWVTVWRRYYICMGHCMEKVLYLYGSLYGEGTTSVWVTVWVTAWRRYCICMGHCMEKVLHLYGSLYGEGTVSVWVTVWRRYYICMGHCMGHCMEKVLYLYGSLYGEGTTSVWVTVWVTVWRRYCICMGHCMEKVLYLYGSLYGSLHGEGTVSVWVTAWRRYCICMGHCMGHCMEKVLYLYGSLYGEGTISVWVTVWRRYYICMGHCMEKVLYLYGSLYGEGTTSVWVTVWVTVCRRLLCFSLTFIVFLLFNHNMFRKLFFCLFFVCFASISVLTYMTE, from the exons ATGACAAAATGGGTTTGCCTTGACTTAAGAAAAATTGGTCATCCAGGGGTGGTAACTACATCCATGTCTGCAAATGAGCTACAttcttccttccttttctgTCACTGGGTCACTGTATGGAGAAGGTACTGTATCTGTATGGGTCACTGTATGGAGAAGGTACTACATCTGTATGG GTCACTGTATGGAGAAGGTACTACATCTGTATGGGTCACTGTATGGAGAAGGTACTACATCTGTATGGGTCACTGTATGGAGAAGGTACTGTATCTGTATGGGTCACTGTATGGAGAAGGTACTACATCTGTATGGGTCACTGTGTGGGTCACTGCATGGAGAAGGTACTGTATCTGTATGGGTCACTGTATGGAGAAG GTACTACATCTGTATGGGTCACTGTATGGAGAAGGTACTGTATCTGTATGGGTCACTGTATGGAGAAGGTACTACATCTGTATGGGTCACTGTATGGGTCACTGTATGGAGAAGGTACTGTATCTGTATGGGTCACTGTATGGAGAAGGTACTACATCTGTATGGGTCACTGTATGGGTCACTGTATGGAGAAGGTACTGTATCTGTATGGGTCACTGTATGGAGAAGGTACTGTATCTGTATGGGTCACTCTATGGGTCACTGCATGGAGAAGGTACTGTATCTGTATGGGTCACTGCATGGAGAAGGTACTGTATCTGTATGGGTCACTGTATGGGTCACTGCATGGAGAAGGTACTGTATCTGTATGGGTCACTGTATGGAGAAGGTACTATATCTGTATGGGTCACTGTATGGAGAAGGTACTACATCTGTATGGGTCACTGTATGGAGAAGGTACTGTATCTGTATGGGTCACTGTATGGAGAAGGTACTACATCTGTATGGGTCACTGTATGGGTCACTGTATGCAGAAGGCTTCTGTGCTTTTCTTTGactttcattgtttttcttcttttcaatcATAACATGTTCAGaaagttgtttttctgtttgttttttgtttgttttgcttccatttCTGTGCTCACATACATGACAGAATGA
- the st8sia3 gene encoding sia-alpha-2,3-Gal-beta-1,4-GlcNAc-R:alpha 2,8-sialyltransferase isoform X6: MTKWVCLDLRKIGHPGVVTTSMSANELHSSFLFCHWVTVWRRYCICMGHCMEKVLHLYGSLYGEGTTSVWVTVWRRYYICMGHCMEKVLYLYGSLYGEGTTSVWVTVWVTAWRRYCICMGHCMEKVLHLYGSLYGEGTVSVWVTVWRRYYICMGHCMGHCMEKVLYLYGSLYGEGTTSVWVTVWVTVWRRYCICMGHCMEKVLYLYGSLYGSLHGEGTVSVWVTAWRRYCICMGHCMGHCMEKVLYLYGSLYGEGTISVWVTVWRRYYICMGHCMEKVLYLYGSLYGEGTTSVWVTVWVTVCRRLLCFSLTFIVFLLFNHNMFRKLFFCLFFVCFASISVLTYMTE; the protein is encoded by the exons ATGACAAAATGGGTTTGCCTTGACTTAAGAAAAATTGGTCATCCAGGGGTGGTAACTACATCCATGTCTGCAAATGAGCTACAttcttccttccttttctgTCACTGGGTCACTGTATGGAGAAGGTACTGTATCTGTATGGGTCACTGTATGGAGAAGGTACTACATCTGTATGG GTCACTGTATGGAGAAGGTACTACATCTGTATGGGTCACTGTATGGAGAAGGTACTACATCTGTATGGGTCACTGTATGGAGAAGGTACTGTATCTGTATGGGTCACTGTATGGAGAAGGTACTACATCTGTATGGGTCACTGTGTGGGTCACTGCATGGAGAAGGTACTGTATCTGTATGG GTCACTGTATGGAGAAG GTACTACATCTGTATGGGTCACTGTATGGAGAAGGTACTGTATCTGTATGGGTCACTGTATGGAGAAGGTACTACATCTGTATGGGTCACTGTATGGGTCACTGTATGGAGAAGGTACTGTATCTGTATGGGTCACTGTATGGAGAAGGTACTACATCTGTATGGGTCACTGTATGGGTCACTGTATGGAGAAGGTACTGTATCTGTATGGGTCACTGTATGGAGAAGGTACTGTATCTGTATGGGTCACTCTATGGGTCACTGCATGGAGAAGGTACTGTATCTGTATGGGTCACTGCATGGAGAAGGTACTGTATCTGTATGGGTCACTGTATGGGTCACTGCATGGAGAAGGTACTGTATCTGTATGGGTCACTGTATGGAGAAGGTACTATATCTGTATGGGTCACTGTATGGAGAAGGTACTACATCTGTATGGGTCACTGTATGGAGAAGGTACTGTATCTGTATGGGTCACTGTATGGAGAAGGTACTACATCTGTATGGGTCACTGTATGGGTCACTGTATGCAGAAGGCTTCTGTGCTTTTCTTTGactttcattgtttttcttcttttcaatcATAACATGTTCAGaaagttgtttttctgtttgttttttgtttgttttgcttccatttCTGTGCTCACATACATGACAGAATGA
- the st8sia3 gene encoding sia-alpha-2,3-Gal-beta-1,4-GlcNAc-R:alpha 2,8-sialyltransferase isoform X8 gives MTKWVCLDLRKIGHPGVVTTSMSANELHSSFLFCHWVTVWRRYCICMGHCMEKVLHLYGSLCGSLHGEGTVSVWVTVWRRYYICMGHCMEKVLHLYGSLYGEGTVSVWVTVWRRYYICMGHCVGHCMEKVLYLYGSLYGEGTTSVWVTVWRRYCICMGHCMEKVLHLYGSLYGSLYGEGTVSVWVTVWRRYYICMGHCMGHCMEKVLYLYGSLYGEGTVSVWVTLWVTAWRRYCICMGHCMEKVLYLYGSLYGSLHGEGTVSVWVTVWRRYYICMGHCMEKVLHLYGSLYGEGTVSVWVTVWRRYYICMGHCMGHCMQKASVLFFDFHCFSSFQS, from the exons ATGACAAAATGGGTTTGCCTTGACTTAAGAAAAATTGGTCATCCAGGGGTGGTAACTACATCCATGTCTGCAAATGAGCTACAttcttccttccttttctgTCACTGGGTCACTGTATGGAGAAGGTACTGTATCTGTATGGGTCACTGTATGGAGAAGGTACTACATCTGTATGGGTCACTGTGTGGGTCACTGCATGGAGAAGGTACTGTATCTGTATGGGTCACTGTATGGAGAAGGTACTACATCTGTATGGGTCACTGTATGGAGAAGGTACTACATCTGTATGGGTCACTGTATGGAGAAGGTACTGTATCTGTATGGGTCACTGTATGGAGAAGGTACTACATCTGTATGGGTCACTGTGTGGGTCACTGCATGGAGAAGGTACTGTATCTGTATGG GTCACTGTATGGAGAAG GTACTACATCTGTATGGGTCACTGTATGGAGAAGGTACTGTATCTGTATGGGTCACTGTATGGAGAAGGTACTACATCTGTATGGGTCACTGTATGGGTCACTGTATGGAGAAGGTACTGTATCTGTATGGGTCACTGTATGGAGAAGGTACTACATCTGTATGGGTCACTGTATGGGTCACTGTATGGAGAAGGTACTGTATCTGTATGGGTCACTGTATGGAGAAGGTACTGTATCTGTATGGGTCACTCTATGGGTCACTGCATGGAGAAGGTACTGTATCTGTATGGGTCACTGCATGGAGAAGGTACTGTATCTGTATGGGTCACTGTATGGGTCACTGCATGGAGAAGGTACTGTATCTGTATGGGTCACTGTATGGAGAAGGTACTATATCTGTATGGGTCACTGTATGGAGAAGGTACTACATCTGTATGGGTCACTGTATGGAGAAGGTACTGTATCTGTATGGGTCACTGTATGGAGAAGGTACTACATCTGTATGGGTCACTGTATGGGTCACTGTATGCAGAAGGCTTCTGTGCTTTTCTTTGactttcattgtttttcttcttttcaatcATAA
- the st8sia3 gene encoding sia-alpha-2,3-Gal-beta-1,4-GlcNAc-R:alpha 2,8-sialyltransferase isoform X10 produces the protein MTKWVCLDLRKIGHPGVVTTSMSANELHSSFLFCHWVTVWRRYCICMGHCMEKVLHLYGSLCGSLHGEGTVSVWVTVWRRYYICMGHCMEKVLHLYGSLYGEGTVSVWVTVWRRYYICMGHCVGHCMEKVLYLYGSLYGEGTVSVWVTVWVTVWVTEWRRYYICMGHCMEKVLYLYGSLYGEGTTSVWVTVWVTVWRRYCICMGHCMEKVLYLYGSLYGSLHGEGTVSVWVTAWRRYCICMGHCMGHCMEKVLYLYGSLYGEGTTSVWVTVWVTVCRRLLCFSLTFIVFLLFNHNMFRKLFFCLFFVCFASISVLTYMTE, from the exons ATGACAAAATGGGTTTGCCTTGACTTAAGAAAAATTGGTCATCCAGGGGTGGTAACTACATCCATGTCTGCAAATGAGCTACAttcttccttccttttctgTCACTGGGTCACTGTATGGAGAAGGTACTGTATCTGTATGGGTCACTGTATGGAGAAGGTACTACATCTGTATGGGTCACTGTGTGGGTCACTGCATGGAGAAGGTACTGTATCTGTATGGGTCACTGTATGGAGAAGGTACTACATCTGTATGGGTCACTGTATGGAGAAGGTACTACATCTGTATGGGTCACTGTATGGAGAAGGTACTGTATCTGTATGGGTCACTGTATGGAGAAGGTACTACATCTGTATGGGTCACTGTGTGGGTCACTGCATGGAGAAG GTACTGTATCTGTATGGGTCACTGTATGGAGAAGGTACTGTATCTGTATGGGTCACTGTATGGGTCACTGTATGGGTCACTGAATGGAGAAGGTACTACATCTGTATGGGTCACTGTATGGAGAAG GTACTGTATCTGTATGGGTCACTGTATGGAGAAGGTACTACATCTGTATGGGTCACTGTATGGGTCACTGTATGGAGAAGGTACTGTATCTGTATGGGTCACTGTATGGAGAAGGTACTGTATCTGTATGGGTCACTCTATGGGTCACTGCATGGAGAAGGTACTGTATCTGTATGGGTCACTGCATGGAGAAGGTACTGTATCTGTATGGGTCACTGTATGGGTCACTGCATGGAGAAGGTACTGTATCTGTATGGGTCACTGTATGGAGAAG GTACTACATCTGTATGGGTCACTGTATGGGTCACTGTATGCAGAAGGCTTCTGTGCTTTTCTTTGactttcattgtttttcttcttttcaatcATAACATGTTCAGaaagttgtttttctgtttgttttttgtttgttttgcttccatttCTGTGCTCACATACATGACAGAATGA
- the st8sia3 gene encoding sia-alpha-2,3-Gal-beta-1,4-GlcNAc-R:alpha 2,8-sialyltransferase isoform X13, with the protein MTKWVCLDLRKIGHPGVVTTSMSANELHSSFLFCHWVTVWRRYCICMGHCMEKVLHLYGSLYGEGTTSVWVTVWRRYCICMGHCMEKVLHLYGSLCGSLHGEGTVSVWVTVWRRYCICMGHCMEKVLYLYGSLYGSLYGSLNGEGTTSVWVTVWRRYCICMGHCMEKVLHLYGSLYGSLYGEGTVSVWVTVWRRYYICMGHCMGHCMEKVLYLYGSLYGEGTVSVWVTLWVTAWRRYCICMGHCMEKVLYLYGSLYGSLHGEGTVSVWVTVWRRYYICMGHCMGHCMQKASVLFFDFHCFSSFQS; encoded by the exons ATGACAAAATGGGTTTGCCTTGACTTAAGAAAAATTGGTCATCCAGGGGTGGTAACTACATCCATGTCTGCAAATGAGCTACAttcttccttccttttctgTCACTGGGTCACTGTATGGAGAAG GTACTGTATCTGTATGGGTCACTGTATGGAGAAGGTACTACATCTGTATGGGTCACTGTATGGAGAAGGTACTACATCTGTATGGGTCACTGTATGGAGAAGGTACTGTATCTGTATGGGTCACTGTATGGAGAAGGTACTACATCTGTATGGGTCACTGTGTGGGTCACTGCATGGAGAAGGTACTGTATCTGTATGGGTCACTGTATGGAGAAGGTACTGTATCTGTATGGGTCACTGTATGGAGAAGGTACTGTATCTGTATGGGTCACTGTATGGGTCACTGTATGGGTCACTGAATGGAGAAGGTACTACATCTGTATGGGTCACTGTATGGAGAAGGTACTGTATCTGTATGGGTCACTGTATGGAGAAGGTACTACATCTGTATGGGTCACTGTATGGGTCACTGTATGGAGAAGGTACTGTATCTGTATGGGTCACTGTATGGAGAAGGTACTACATCTGTATGGGTCACTGTATGGGTCACTGTATGGAGAAGGTACTGTATCTGTATGGGTCACTGTATGGAGAAGGTACTGTATCTGTATGGGTCACTCTATGGGTCACTGCATGGAGAAGGTACTGTATCTGTATGGGTCACTGCATGGAGAAGGTACTGTATCTGTATGGGTCACTGTATGGGTCACTGCATGGAGAAGGTACTGTATCTGTATGGGTCACTGTATGGAGAAG GTACTACATCTGTATGGGTCACTGTATGGGTCACTGTATGCAGAAGGCTTCTGTGCTTTTCTTTGactttcattgtttttcttcttttcaatcATAA
- the st8sia3 gene encoding sia-alpha-2,3-Gal-beta-1,4-GlcNAc-R:alpha 2,8-sialyltransferase isoform X2, producing the protein MTKWVCLDLRKIGHPGVVTTSMSANELHSSFLFCHWVTVWRRYCICMGHCMEKVLHLYGSLCGSLHGEGTVSVWVTVWRRYYICMGHCMEKVLHLYGSLYGEGTVSVWVTVWRRYYICMGHCVGHCMEKVLYLYGSLYGEGTVSVWVTVWVTVWVTEWRRYYICMGHCMEKVLYLYGSLYGEGTTSVWVTVWVTVWRRYCICMGHCMEKVLYLYGSLYGSLHGEGTVSVWVTAWRRYCICMGHCMGHCMEKVLYLYGSLYGEGTISVWVTVWRRYYICMGHCMEKVLYLYGSLYGEGTTSVWVTVWVTVCRRLLCFSLTFIVFLLFNHNMFRKLFFCLFFVCFASISVLTYMTE; encoded by the exons ATGACAAAATGGGTTTGCCTTGACTTAAGAAAAATTGGTCATCCAGGGGTGGTAACTACATCCATGTCTGCAAATGAGCTACAttcttccttccttttctgTCACTGGGTCACTGTATGGAGAAGGTACTGTATCTGTATGGGTCACTGTATGGAGAAGGTACTACATCTGTATGGGTCACTGTGTGGGTCACTGCATGGAGAAGGTACTGTATCTGTATGGGTCACTGTATGGAGAAGGTACTACATCTGTATGGGTCACTGTATGGAGAAGGTACTACATCTGTATGGGTCACTGTATGGAGAAGGTACTGTATCTGTATGGGTCACTGTATGGAGAAGGTACTACATCTGTATGGGTCACTGTGTGGGTCACTGCATGGAGAAG GTACTGTATCTGTATGGGTCACTGTATGGAGAAGGTACTGTATCTGTATGGGTCACTGTATGGGTCACTGTATGGGTCACTGAATGGAGAAGGTACTACATCTGTATGGGTCACTGTATGGAGAAG GTACTGTATCTGTATGGGTCACTGTATGGAGAAGGTACTACATCTGTATGGGTCACTGTATGGGTCACTGTATGGAGAAGGTACTGTATCTGTATGGGTCACTGTATGGAGAAGGTACTGTATCTGTATGGGTCACTCTATGGGTCACTGCATGGAGAAGGTACTGTATCTGTATGGGTCACTGCATGGAGAAGGTACTGTATCTGTATGGGTCACTGTATGGGTCACTGCATGGAGAAGGTACTGTATCTGTATGGGTCACTGTATGGAGAAGGTACTATATCTGTATGGGTCACTGTATGGAGAAGGTACTACATCTGTATGGGTCACTGTATGGAGAAGGTACTGTATCTGTATGGGTCACTGTATGGAGAAGGTACTACATCTGTATGGGTCACTGTATGGGTCACTGTATGCAGAAGGCTTCTGTGCTTTTCTTTGactttcattgtttttcttcttttcaatcATAACATGTTCAGaaagttgtttttctgtttgttttttgtttgttttgcttccatttCTGTGCTCACATACATGACAGAATGA
- the st8sia3 gene encoding sia-alpha-2,3-Gal-beta-1,4-GlcNAc-R:alpha 2,8-sialyltransferase isoform X3: MTKWVCLDLRKIGHPGVVTTSMSANELHSSFLFCHWVTVWRRYCICMGHCMEKVLHLYGSLYGEGTTSVWVTVWRRYYICMGHCMEKVLYLYGSLYGEGTTSVWVTVWVTAWRRYCICMGHCMEKVLYLYGSLYGEGTVSVWVTVWVTVWVTEWRRYYICMGHCMEKVLYLYGSLYGEGTTSVWVTVWVTVWRRYCICMGHCMEKVLYLYGSLYGSLHGEGTVSVWVTAWRRYCICMGHCMGHCMEKVLYLYGSLYGEGTISVWVTVWRRYYICMGHCMEKVLYLYGSLYGEGTTSVWVTVWVTVCRRLLCFSLTFIVFLLFNHNMFRKLFFCLFFVCFASISVLTYMTE, from the exons ATGACAAAATGGGTTTGCCTTGACTTAAGAAAAATTGGTCATCCAGGGGTGGTAACTACATCCATGTCTGCAAATGAGCTACAttcttccttccttttctgTCACTGGGTCACTGTATGGAGAAGGTACTGTATCTGTATGGGTCACTGTATGGAGAAGGTACTACATCTGTATGG GTCACTGTATGGAGAAGGTACTACATCTGTATGGGTCACTGTATGGAGAAGGTACTACATCTGTATGGGTCACTGTATGGAGAAGGTACTGTATCTGTATGGGTCACTGTATGGAGAAGGTACTACATCTGTATGGGTCACTGTGTGGGTCACTGCATGGAGAAGGTACTGTATCTGTATGGGTCACTGTATGGAGAAGGTACTGTATCTGTATGGGTCACTGTATGGAGAAGGTACTGTATCTGTATGGGTCACTGTATGGGTCACTGTATGGGTCACTGAATGGAGAAGGTACTACATCTGTATGGGTCACTGTATGGAGAAG GTACTGTATCTGTATGGGTCACTGTATGGAGAAGGTACTACATCTGTATGGGTCACTGTATGGGTCACTGTATGGAGAAGGTACTGTATCTGTATGGGTCACTGTATGGAGAAGGTACTGTATCTGTATGGGTCACTCTATGGGTCACTGCATGGAGAAGGTACTGTATCTGTATGGGTCACTGCATGGAGAAGGTACTGTATCTGTATGGGTCACTGTATGGGTCACTGCATGGAGAAGGTACTGTATCTGTATGGGTCACTGTATGGAGAAGGTACTATATCTGTATGGGTCACTGTATGGAGAAGGTACTACATCTGTATGGGTCACTGTATGGAGAAGGTACTGTATCTGTATGGGTCACTGTATGGAGAAGGTACTACATCTGTATGGGTCACTGTATGGGTCACTGTATGCAGAAGGCTTCTGTGCTTTTCTTTGactttcattgtttttcttcttttcaatcATAACATGTTCAGaaagttgtttttctgtttgttttttgtttgttttgcttccatttCTGTGCTCACATACATGACAGAATGA